In one Solanum lycopersicum chromosome 11, SLM_r2.1 genomic region, the following are encoded:
- the LOC101257531 gene encoding arabinogalactan protein 1: MSTARLHVVCFVIFFVILSVQQCICADSPENSPSPAPVAGGDLGSLPPIAPAPKTPSLSPSPLASVSSPPASPPTYLSSNSVPAPSPVNGDDDAPSPVTEPSSPSPAPTDVVASDISHESTTTEVASTDGGMNGGKKAGLAFGVIAAVCVVGLGALVYKKRRQNIRRAQFGIREFLRMNGGKDAEVAFDVAFGLLVAACVVCFGAAVCNKSRQNIRPAKFGYAARRNFL; the protein is encoded by the exons ATGTCGACGGCGAGGCTTCACGTGGTTTGCTTCGTGATTTTCTTTGTGATTTTGTCTGTACAGCAATGTATTTGTGCAGATTCGCCGGAAAATTCTCCAAGTCCGGCGCCGGTAGCAGGTGGAGATTTAGGTTCTCTACCGCCGATCGCTCCAGCTCCTAAAACTCCGTCGCTGTCACCGTCACCTTTGGCTAGTGTGAGTTCTCCTCCGGCGTCTCCGCCGACGTATCTGTCTTCTAATTCTGTTCCAGCGCCGTCACCTGTAAACGGAGATGATGATGCTCCGTCTCCTGTAACAGAGCCTTCATCTCCTTCTCCGGCTCCGACTGATGTAGTTGCGAGTGATATAAGCCACGAGAGTACTACGACGGAGGTGGCATCCACGGACGGTGGAATGAACGGAGGAAAGAAGGCAGGATTAGCATTTGGAGTAATCGCAGCAGTGTGTGTTGTAGGTCTCGGAGCATTGGTTTACAAGAAGCGCCGGCAGAATATCCGACGAGCACAATTCGG CATTCGAGAGTTCCTAAGAATGAACGGAGGAAAGGATGCAGAAGTAGCATTTGATGTAGCATTTGGATTACTCGTAGCAGCGTGTGTTGTATGTTTCGGAGCAGCGGTTTGCAACAAGTCCCGGCAGAATATCCGGCCAGCAAAGTTCGGGTACGCTGCACGGAgaaattttctataa
- the HDS gene encoding 4-hydroxy-3-methylbut-2-en-1-yl diphosphate synthase yields the protein MAAGTVPASFTGLKSNENGLGFAKSMNFIRVSDLQRVKFRRTKFSVIRNANPGQETIELQPASEGSPLLVPRQKYCESIYKTVRRQTCTVMVGNVALGSEHPIRIQTMTTTDTKDVAATVEQVMKIADAGADIVRITVQGRKEADACFEIKNTLVQKNYNIPLVADIHFAPSVALRVAECFDKIRVNPGNFADRRAQFEQLEYTEDDYQKELEHIEEVFTPLVEKCKKYGRAMRIGTNHGSLSDRIMSYYGDSPRGMVESAFEFARICRKLDFHNFVFSMKASNPVVMVQAYRLLVAEMYVQGWDYPLHLGVTEAGEGEDGRMKSAIGIGTLLQDGLGDTIRVSLTEAPEEEIDPCRRLADLGKRAAALQQGVAPFEEKHRRYFDFQRRSGELPAQKEGDEVDYRGVLHRDGSVLMSVSLNQLKTPELLYRSLAAKLIVGMPFKDLATVDSILLRELPPLDDIDSRLALKRLVDISMGVIAPLSEQLTKPLPNAMVLVTLKELSGGAHKLLPEGTRLVVSLRGDESHDELEILKSSDVTMILHNLPYTEEKIGRVQAARRLFEYLSENSLNFPVIHHIQFPSNTHRDDLVIGAGTNAGALLVDGLGDGLLLEAPDKDFDFLRNTSFNLLQGCRMRNTKTEYVSCPSCGRTLFDLQEISAQIREKTSHLPGVSIAIMGCIVNGPGEMADADFGYVGGAPGKIDLYVGKTVVKRAIEMEHATDALIQLIKDHDRWVDPPTEE from the exons ATGGCGGCAGGAACTGTTCCAGCTTCATTTACAGGCTTGAAGAGCAATGAAAATGGTTTGGGGTTCGCAAAAAGTATGAACTTTATAAGAGTTTCCGACTTACAGAGGGTTAAGTTCCGGCGAACAAAATTTTCTGTGATAAGAAATGCAAATCCTGGTCAAGAAACCATTGAACTTCAGCCTGCATCCGAAGGGAGTCCACTACTAG TTCCTAGGCAAAAATATTGTGAATCCATATACAAAACTGTCAGAAGACAGACCTGCACTGTGATGGTTGGGAACGTGGCTCTTGGTAGCGAACATCCAATTAGAATTCAAACAATGACCACAACTGATACCAAAGATGTCGCTGCAACAGTAGAACAG GTGATGAAAATTGCTGATGCGGGAGCTGACATAGTTCGGATTACAGTCCAAGGGAGGAAAGAAGCTGATGCatgttttgaaattaaaaatactcTGGTGCAAAAGAA TTACAACATCCCTCTGGTGGCTGACATTCATTTTGCTCCTTCTGTTGCACTTCGAGTGGCTGAGTGCTTTGACAAAATACGTGTCAATCCTGGAAACTTTG CTGACAGGCGAGCCCAGTTTGAGCAATTAGAGTACACAGAAGATGACTATCAGAAAGAACTCGAGCATATTGAGGAG GTCTTTACACCATTGGTGGAAAAATGTAAGAAGTATGGACGTGCAATGCGCATTGGGACAAACCATGGGAGCCTTTCAGATCGCATTATGAGCTATTATGGGGACTCACCTAGGGGAATG GTAGAATCAGCATTTGAGTTTGCCAGAATTTGTAGAAAGTTGGACTTCCACAATTTTGTCTTCTCAATGAAAGCTAGCAATCCAGTAGTTATGGTTCAGGCGTATCGCCTTCTTGTAGCTGAGATGTATGTTCAAGGATGGGATTATCCTTTACACTTGGGAGTTACTGAAGCTGGTGAAGGTGAGGATGGAAGGATGAAGTCTGCAATCGGAATTGGCACACTTCTTCAG GATGGTTTGGGTGATACGATACGGGTTTCCCTAACTGAAGCTCCAGAAGAGGAGATAGATCCCTGTCGACGATTGGCAGACCTTGGTAAAAGAGCAGCTGCGCTTCAGCAAGGAGTG GCCCCCTTTGAAGAAAAGCACAGACGTTATTTTGACTTTCAACGTAGGTCAGGGGAATTGCCAGCTCAAAAGGAG GGTGATGAAGTAGACTACAGAGGCGTGTTGCATCGAGATGGTTCTGTTCTTATGTCTGTCTCTTTGAATCAATTAAAG ACCCCTGAACTTTTGTACAGATCATTAGCGGCAAAGCTTATTGTTGGCATGCCATTTAAG GATTTGGCAACTGTGGACTCAATCCTGTTGAGGGAACTTCCACCACTAGATGATATAGATTCT CGTCTAGCTCTCAAGAGATTGGTCGACATAAGCATGGGAGTCATTGCTCCTCTCTCAGAGCAATTGACAAAGCCATTACCCAATGCCATGGTCTTGGTTACTCTGAAGGAGTTGTCTGGTGGTGCTCACAAGCTTCTTCCCGAAG GTACGAGATTGGTTGTGTCTCTGCGTGGCGATGAATCACATGATGAGTTGGAAATCCTGAAGAGCTCTGATGTTACAATGATTCTTCATAATCTGCCATATACAGAGGAAAAAATTGGCAGGGTTCAAGCAGCCAGGAG GCTTTTTGAGTATCTTTCCGAGAATTCCTTGAACTTTCCAGTGATTCATCACATACAATTTCCCAGCAACACCCACAG AGATGACTTAGTGATTGGTGCCGGGACAAATGCGGGAGCCCTCTTGGTAGATGGGCTTGGTGATGGACTTCTCTTGGAAGCTCCAGACAAGGATTTTGATTTTCTCAGAAATACATCTTTCAATTTGCTTCAAGGTTGCAGAATGCGGAACACAAAAACG GAATATGTATCATGCCCATCCTGTGGCAGAACTTTATTCGATCTTCAAGAGATAAGCGCTCAAATTAGAGAGAAGACGTCACACTTGCCTGGTGTTTCA ATTGCCATCATGGGTTGCATTGTGAATGGACCTGGGGAGATGGCTGATGCTGACTTTGGATATGTTGGTGGTGCTCCTGGAAAGATTGACCTTTACGTCGGCAAG ACAGTGGTGAAACGCGCTATTGAAATGGAGCATGCAACGGATGCACTGATCCAGCTAATCAAAGATCATGACCGCTGGGTTGATCCTCCTACCGAGGAGTAA
- the LOC101257041 gene encoding uncharacterized protein isoform X2: protein MGWSLENPDGDVETKKATVSPAAEDYGQEAIEAIRAGKVIAVPTDTLYGFACDACSAEAVNRIYEIKGRKHTSPLAICVGDVHDIKHYAVTDHLPLGLLDCLLPGPVTLVLRRGESSILEKSLNPGLESIGVRVPDCNFIRVIARGSRSALALTSANLSGQPSSIDIKDFENLWEHCAYVYDGGILPAGRAGSTVVDLTKLGKYKILRPGSAKEETIAILERHSLLEDGTGD from the exons ATGGGTTGGAGTTTGGAGAATCCTGATGGGGATGTAGAGACTAAGAAGGCTACTGTATCTCCTGCAGCAGAAGATTATGGTCAAGAGGCAATTGAAGCTATCAGGGCTGGGAAAGTCATAGCTGTTCCCACTGACACACTATATGGCTTTGCTTGTGATGCTTG TTCTGCTGAGGCAGTGAATCGTATTTATGAGATCAAAGGACGTAAGCATACAAGTCCTCTGGCTATTTGTGTTGGCGATGTTCATGACATAAAACATTATGCTGTGACAGATCATCTGCCTCTTGGCTTGCTTGACTGCCTGCTTCCTGGACCCGTGACTTTGGTCTTAAGGCGAG GTGAGTCAAGTATCCTTGAGAAGTCATTAAACCCTGGATTAGAGAGCATAGGGGTTCGAGTGCCAGACTGTAACTTCATCAGGGTGATTGCTCGTGGTTCTAGAAGTGCCCTTGCACTTACTAGTGCAAATCTCAGCGGACAACCCAGTAGCATAGACATCAAAGATTTTGAGAACCTCTGGGAGCACTGTGCATATGTCTATGATGGCGGAATTCTTCCAGCTGGGCGAGCTGGATCGACAGTGGTGGATCTTACTAAGCTGGGGAAGTACAAGATTCTAAGACCTGGAAG TGCAAAGGAAGAGACCATTGCTATCCTTGAAAGACACTCACTACTGGAAGATGGAACTGGAGATTAG
- the LOC101256745 gene encoding ruvB-like protein 1, producing the protein MKIEEVQSTIKNQRIATHTHIKGLGLEPNGTPLPLAAGFVGQAAAREAAGLVVDMIRQKKMAGRALLLAGPPGTGKTALALGISQELGSKVPFCPMVGSEVYSSEVKKTEVLMENFRRAIGLRIKENKEVYEGEVTELSPEEGESLTGGYGKSISHVIIGLKTVKGTKQLKLDPTIYDALIKEKVAVGDVIYIESNSGAVKRVGRSDAFATEFDLEAEEYVPLPKGEVHKKKEIVQDVTLHDLDAANARPQGGQDILSLMGQMMKPRKTEITDKLRQEINKVVNRYVDEGVAELVPGVLFIDEVHMLDMECFSYLNRALECSLSPIVIFATNRGICTVRGTDMTSPHGIPLDLLDRLLIVRTETYGPAEMIQILAIRAQVEGLEIDEESLAYLGEIGQQASLRHAVQLLSPASVVAKMNGRDKICKVDLDEVNSLYLDAKSSARLLQEQQDRYIS; encoded by the exons ATGAAGATTGAAGAGGTGCAATCAACAATCAAGAATCAGAGAATTGCAACTCATACTCACATTAAAGGCCTTGGTCTTGag CCCAATGGGACACCACTACCATTGGCAGCTGGGTTTGTAGGTCAGGCAGCAGCCAGAGAAGCTGCAGGGCTTGTTGTTGATATGATACGCCAAAAGAAGATGGCTGGTCGGGCTTTACTGCTAGCTGGTCCGCCTGGTACAGGGAAGACAGCTCTTGCCCTTGGTATATCACAAGAACTTGGAAGCAAG GTTCCATTTTGCCCAATGGTCGGATCCGAAGTGTATTCATCAGAAGTGAAGAAAACTGAGGTTTTAATGGAAAATTTCCGACGTGCTATTGGTCTCCGTATCAAGGAAAATAAGGAAGTTTATGAAGGAGAG gtGACTGAACTATCTCCAGAAGAGGGTGAGAGTTTGACAGGTGGATATGGTAAAAGCATTAGTCATGTTATAATTGGGTTAAAAACTGTCAAAGGTACCAAACAGCTGAAGCTAGACCCCACGATATATGATGCCTTAATTAAAGAGAAG GTAGCTGTTGGTGATGTCATTTACATTGAATCAAACAGTGGGGCAGTTAAAAGAGTGGGTAGGAGTGATGCTTTTGCTACAGAATTTGATCTTGAGGCCGAGGAGTATGTTCCACTTCCTAAAGGAGAGGTTCACAAGAAGAAGGAAATAGTCCAG GATGTTACATTGCATGATCTTGATGCTGCAAATGCACGTCCACAAGGAGGACAAGATATATTGTCCCTAATGGGTCAAATGATGAAACCTAGGAAAACCGAGATTACTGACAAGTTGCGGCAAGAGATAAACAAG GTTGTCAATCGTTATGTTGACGAAGGTGTTGCAGAACTTGTTCCTGGTGTCTTATTTATTGATGAG GTTCATATGCTTGATATGGAATGCTTTTCATACTTGAATCGTGCCTTGGAATGTTCACTGTCTCCAATTGTGATTTTTGCCACTAACAGAGGCATTTGTACTGTCAG AGGAACAGACATGACTAGTCCACATGGCATTCCACTTGACTTGTTAGATCGGCTGTTGATTGTCAGAACGGAAACTTATGGTCCAGCTGAAATGATACAG ATATTAGCTATACGTGCTCAGGTGGAGGGACTAGAAATAGATGAAGAGAGCCTTGCGTATTTGGGAGAGATTGGACAACAAGCTTCTTTAAG GCATGCTGTTCAGCTTCTATCTCCAGCTAGTGTAGTCGCCAAAATGAATGGTCGTGATAAAATCTGCAAG GTGGATCTCGACGAAGTGAATTCATTGTACCTAGATGCTAAGTCTTCTGCAAGACTTCTTCAAGAGCAGCAGGATAGATACATCTCATAA
- the LOC101257041 gene encoding uncharacterized protein isoform X1, whose product MNCSRPTKIAQILPIFNSFIYPSRGVEKIGFLNLWARSRKGLSAVSVKKMGWSLENPDGDVETKKATVSPAAEDYGQEAIEAIRAGKVIAVPTDTLYGFACDACSAEAVNRIYEIKGRKHTSPLAICVGDVHDIKHYAVTDHLPLGLLDCLLPGPVTLVLRRGESSILEKSLNPGLESIGVRVPDCNFIRVIARGSRSALALTSANLSGQPSSIDIKDFENLWEHCAYVYDGGILPAGRAGSTVVDLTKLGKYKILRPGSAKEETIAILERHSLLEDGTGD is encoded by the exons ATGAATTGCAGCAGACCCACAAAAATAGCCCAAATTCTGCCTATTTTCAACTCTTTCATATACCCTTCTCGAG GGGTGGAAAAAATTGGATTTTTGAACTTGTGGGCAAGAAGTAGGAAGGGTTTAAGTGCAGTTAGTGTGAAGAAAATGGGTTGGAGTTTGGAGAATCCTGATGGGGATGTAGAGACTAAGAAGGCTACTGTATCTCCTGCAGCAGAAGATTATGGTCAAGAGGCAATTGAAGCTATCAGGGCTGGGAAAGTCATAGCTGTTCCCACTGACACACTATATGGCTTTGCTTGTGATGCTTG TTCTGCTGAGGCAGTGAATCGTATTTATGAGATCAAAGGACGTAAGCATACAAGTCCTCTGGCTATTTGTGTTGGCGATGTTCATGACATAAAACATTATGCTGTGACAGATCATCTGCCTCTTGGCTTGCTTGACTGCCTGCTTCCTGGACCCGTGACTTTGGTCTTAAGGCGAG GTGAGTCAAGTATCCTTGAGAAGTCATTAAACCCTGGATTAGAGAGCATAGGGGTTCGAGTGCCAGACTGTAACTTCATCAGGGTGATTGCTCGTGGTTCTAGAAGTGCCCTTGCACTTACTAGTGCAAATCTCAGCGGACAACCCAGTAGCATAGACATCAAAGATTTTGAGAACCTCTGGGAGCACTGTGCATATGTCTATGATGGCGGAATTCTTCCAGCTGGGCGAGCTGGATCGACAGTGGTGGATCTTACTAAGCTGGGGAAGTACAAGATTCTAAGACCTGGAAG TGCAAAGGAAGAGACCATTGCTATCCTTGAAAGACACTCACTACTGGAAGATGGAACTGGAGATTAG
- the LOC101256453 gene encoding uncharacterized protein codes for MSEEHKEKIMAEVVDNDEKIGVCENDFVISTPKIERSSTITEETTHAKHWRKPNLSLDIPSRTLDASPQELVQIKRPFTPTPKRVNFLLTPSTCDSRITTSSPGPSPCRGKSTIRNLFPKLSLKSRMNSDTEKVTVPDTGPAAAVVPQQEKVSISRSWSLTKMFTPRIKRTSSLPVTPISHSNPESISGSINNSLTLGTKETHVCISRSMSLPVINKEKEGSNRRVEFFFRVIPSTPQVKDVDSSSVPATSPTKVPEDNEQGGEDIPEEEAVCRICLVELCEGGETLKMECSCKGELALAHQECALKWFSIKGNKTCDVCRQEVKNLPVTLLRMQSVRNVNAGSNRFRHMELNGHRVWQELPILVIVSMLAYFCFLEQLLVGKMGTGAIAISLPFSCVLGLLASMTSSTMVKRRFVWVYASVQFALVVLFAHIFYSLVRVQPVLSILLSTFAGFGVAMSASSLLVEFFRWKRRRAALLEQQQNADMVLPPGGWPQMNQPATTSRIGPQNHQHDIENPETFSWS; via the exons ATGAGTGAAGAACATAAGGAGAAAATCATGGCTGAGGTTGTtgataatgatgaaaaaattggTGTTTGTGAAAATGATTTTGTCATTTCAACACCTAAG ATCGAGAGGTCATCCACGATTACTGAAGAAACAACACATGCTAAACATTGGAGGAAACCAAACCTATCCTTAGACATACCTTCAAGAACGTTAGACGCGTCTCCTCAAGAGTTAGTTCAGATTAAAAGACCATTCACGCCTACACCGAAGAGGGTGAATTTCCTTTTGACACCCAGTACTTGTGATTCAAGAATAACTACTTCATCACCAGGTCCCTCCCCGTGTCGTGGAAAATCAACCATTAGAAATCTTTTCCCTAAACTGAGCTTGAAATCACGTATGAATTCGGATACAGAGAAGGTAACTGTCCCGGATACAGGTCCAGCTGCTGCAGTTGTGCCACAACAAGAGAAGGTATCCATTTCAAGGTCATGGTCACTTACTAAAATGTTCACGCCTCGCATCAAGAGGACCTCGTCTTTGCCCGTTACACCAATTTCACATTCAAATCCTGAGTCTATTAGTGGAAGCATCAACAACTCTCTAACACTTGGT ACGAAGGAAACACATGTGTGCATATCACGATCGATGTCTTTACCAGTtattaacaaagaaaaagaggGAAGCAATAGGAGAGTAGAATTTTTCTTTCGAGTTATTCCTTCAACGCCTCAAGTGAAGGATGTGGATTCTTCCTCAGTTCCAGCTACGAGTCCTACGAAAGTACCTG AGGATAATGAGCAGGGTGGTGAAGATATACCAGAAGAGGAAGCTGTTTGTCGAATTTGCCTAGTTGAGCTGTGTGAAGGCGGAGAGACGCTGAAGATGGAATGCAGCTGCAAAGGCGAACTCGCTTTGGCTCATCAAGAATGTGCTTTAAAATGGTTTAGTATCAAAGGTAACAAGACATGTGATGTGTGCAGACAAGAAGTCAAGAATCTCCCCGTTACACTCTTGCGTATGCAAAGTGTTCGAAATGTAAATGCAGGATCCAATAGGTTCCGACATATGGAGTTAAACGGACACAG GGTTTGGCAGGAACTACCAATTCTTGTTATTGTCAGCATGCTTGCCTACTTTTGCTTTCTTGAGCAGCTACTG GTTGGGAAAATGGGTACCGGTGCAATTGCTATTTCACTTCCCTTTTCTTGTGTACTAGGCCTACTCGCGTCAATGACATCTTCAACTATGG TTAAGCGAAGGTTTGTTTGGGTATATGCATCGGTCCAATTCGCCCTAGTAGTACTATTTGCACATATCTTCTACTCTTTG GTTCGCGTTCAACCAGTTCTTTCGATTCTGCTATCAACATTTGCTGGCTTTGGAGTTGCAATGAGTGCAAGTTCGTTACTCGTTGAGTTCTTTAGATGGAAAAGGCGACGAGCAGCCTTGTTAGAACAGCAGCAGAATGCAGATATGGTTTTGCCTCCAGGAGGATGGCCACAGATGAATCAACCTGCTACAACGTCTCGTATAGGTCCTCAAAATCATCAACACGATATAGAAAATCCTGAGACGTTTAGTTGGAGCTAG